Proteins encoded together in one Miscanthus floridulus cultivar M001 chromosome 16, ASM1932011v1, whole genome shotgun sequence window:
- the LOC136513831 gene encoding putative E3 ubiquitin-protein ligase LIN-1 gives MSRCLQVGRSGSPAISRWLNSSEDRTNHSVDRGGISTVSASKFGVHDGLAKLKDFLSIADHDFQEDTKGSSDSRCLHEMLQESQSNSPVSFYSHLDSSEESDSEAAPYDKGRSAKIMPIDADFLAAKLHERSNHNKNLTWCTSPENAMIYAPESPMDQVDDHEMKSNCLQSNRSHGSLNNLSNSVLELKNADSYSTSNYSAKDAMFPQCSPRYDLRCFSTFSTKFIKKSSLSDLVSRGSMSKKFKTSTTSDDWSDVSSRWGKDSQVDFLERFEKAVSKLLISDGLESCLDAGSEVTTTWQLLNNTSEARHKSSVRQDILDQLLDSISTSKKDKVVRASVYVLLLMISEDRNMMRGIKRKDFHLSNLAIALKRDVHEAAILIYLLDPTPLEIKNLDLLPSLLHIACNSGTQKWPAMLPLTPISASIALIEILVTAFDYVTNNVHLASLSSPPILSKLVDVAKNHNLEEGVALAAILIRCVRLNGNCKKFLSQATPVDPFLHLLRRKEHRAKCAALEYFHEILQIPRSSANSLLEEIRRQGGIAIMHTLMVSLHQTEPEHRVLAASLLLQLDMMERSDGRSVFQDEAMEVLLDSLSSQENSRVQALSACFLSNLGGTYSWSGESYTAAWLTKKAGLTSTSQRNTIRNIDWLDSCLQDTEISTWSNKSARAIIKIGVPFISALAKGMQSKVKGTSQDCLICSAWLGSELAALGENAIRYFVCEILLHDIASHLHPGNELGERVLACMCLYNYTSGKGKKMLMSLSEGSRESLRRLSSFTWMAEELLQVTDYFLSSKPRVSFVHTQILEIGQPGNGAATAIAFFRGQLFAGYSNGTIRAWDIKGQRAVIIREVKEHKKAVTCFALSETGENLLSGSADKSVRVWEMAQRKLECVEMIQTREAVQKLDICGDKVLVLTQNNVLKFSCASRSSQTFYRSKHVKSLAVYQGKAYLGCKDSSIQELDVSVESNIEIRAPRRSWMISKQSISSIVVYRDWMYCAGAQVEGSALKDWKKRCKPNMTMPIPKGTNVEAMAVVEDFIYLNCSRSPSIIQIWLREKQQKVGRLSAGSKITSLFTANDMIFCGTETGLIKAWIPL, from the exons ATGAGCAGGTGTCTTCAGGTAGGAAGATCTGGAAGCCCTGCCATTTCGAGATGGTTGAATTCTTCGGAG GATAGAACGAACCATTCGGTTGATCGTGGAGGAATTAGCACGGTCTCTGCATCAAAATTTGGTGTTCATGATGGTCTCGCCAAGCTGAAGGATTTTCTCAGCATTGCAGATCATGATTTCCAGGAAGATACCAAAGGGAGCTCTGATAGCAGGTGCCTCCATGAGATGCTCCAGGAGTCCCAGTCCAATTCGCCCGTTTCCTTCTACTCACATCTTGATTCTAGTGAAGAAAGTGATAGCGAG GCAGCTCCATATGACAAAGGAAGGTCAGCAAAGATCATGCCCATAGATGCAGATTTCTTGGCAGCTAAACTACATGAAAG ATCAAACCACAACAAGAATCTGACGTGGTGCACATCTCCTGAAAATGCAATGATATACGCTCCAGAATCTCCAATGGACCAGGTAGATGACCATGAGATGAAATCAAACTGCTTGCAATCAAACAGATCTCATGGCTCACTGAATAATCTATCAAATTCAGTCCTGGAGCTGAAGAATGCTGACTCATACTCCACATCCAACTATTCCGCCAAGGATGCCATGTTTCCGCAGTGCTCGCCGAGGTACGATCTCAGATGCTTCAGCACCTTCTCAACCAAATTCATCAAGAAAAGTTCCCTGTCCGATCTAGTCTCCAGAGGAAGCATGAGCAAGAAATTCAAGACTTCCACAACCAGTGATGATTGGAGTGATGTCAGCTCGCGCTGGGGAAAGGACAGTCAGGTAGATTTTCTTGAGAGGTTCGAGAAGGCAGTATCAAAATTATTGATTTCAGATGGACTAGAAAGCTGCCTAGATGCTGGCTCTGAAGTCACAACTACATGGCAATTACTGAACAACACTTCAGAGGCGAGACACAAGTCGTCAGTAAGGCAAGATATCCTTGACCAGCTGCTTGACAGTATTTCCACATCAAAAAAGGACAAAGTGGTCAGGGCATCAGTCTATGTTCTGCTGCTCATGATATCTGAAGATAGAAATATGATGAGAGGCATCAAGAGGAAGGACTTCCATTTGTCCAACTTAGCCATTGCATTGAAGAGAGATGTACATGAAGCAGCCATTCTGATATATCTGTTGGATCCTACACCTTTAGAGATAAAAAACTTGGATCTGTTGCCCTCGCTTCTACATATTGCTTGTAACTCAGGCACCCAAAAATGGCCTGCAATGCTTCCACTGACACCGATATCAGCATCAATAGCTCTCATTGAGATCTTAGTGACAGCATTCGACTATGTAACAAACAATGTCCACTTGGCTTCCCTCAGCTCTCCTCCTATTCTGTCTAAGCTTGTAGACGTTGCAAAGAACCACAACTTGGAGGAAGGTGTAGCCCTGGCAGCTATTCTCATCAGATGTGTACGTCTCAATGGTAACTGCAAGAAGTTCTTGTCACAGGCTACTCCAGTGGACCCATTCCTTCACCTTCTGAGACGAAAAGAGCACCGTGCCAAGTGTGCTGCACTTGAATACTTCCATGAGATTCTACAGATTCCCAG gtcctcagcaaactctctgcttGAAGAAATACGACGGCAAGGTGGCATTGCAATTATGCATACACTGATGGTCAGCCTCCATCAAACTGAACCTGAGCATCGGGTTTTAGCAGCTAGCCTTCTCCTGCAATTGGATATGATG GAGAGATCAGATGGCAGGAGTGTGTTCCAAGACGAAGCGATGGAAGTCCTGTTGGACTCTCTATCATCTCAAGAAAATAGTAGAGTACAGGCATTATCAGCATGTTTTCTTTCAAACCTTGGAGGGACTTATTCCTGGTCAGGAGAATCGTACACTGCAGCATGGCTCACAAAGAAAGCCGGTCTCACATCAACATCACAAAGAAATACAATCAGGAACATCGACTGGCTTGATTCTTGCCTGCAG GATACAGAAATAAGCACATGGAGCAATAAATCTGCACGAGCGATTATTAAAATAGGAGTACCGTTTATCAGCGCTTTAGCCAAAGGAATGCAAAGCAAGGTGAAGGGAACCTCACAGGATTGCCTCATATGCAGTGCATGGCTCGGGAGCGAGCTGGCTGCCCTTGGTGAAAATGCCATAAGATATTTTGTTTGTGAGATCTTGTTGCATGACATAGCAAGTCACCTTCATCCAGGAAATGAGCTTGGCGAAAGGGTTCTAGCATGCATGTGTCTCTATAATTACACCTCCGGAAAAG GAAAGAAAATGTTGATGAGCTTGTCAGAGGGTTCCCGAGAATCTCTTAGGAGGCTTTCATCATTCACATGGATGGCTGAGGAGTTACTCCAAGTTACAGATTATTTTCTTTCCAGCAAACCA CGTGTATCATTTGTACATACACAAATTCTAGAAATTGGTCAACCAGGCAATGGCGCAGCAACTGCTATAGCATTCTTCAGAGGGCAGCTTTTTGCTGGTTATTCTAATGGCACCATCAGG GCATGGGACATAAAAGGCCAGAGGGCAGTAATCATCAGGGAGGTAAAAGAGCACAAGAAGGCGGTGACTTGTTTTGCACTATCAGAAACTGGGGAGAACCTCCTGAGTGGATCAGCAGACAAATCTGTTCGG GTATGGGAAATGGCACAGCGCAAGCTAGAGTGTGTGGAGATGATTCAGACAAGAGAGGCTGTACAAAAGCTTGATATTTGTGGTGACAAAGTTCTTGTACTTACACAGAACAACGTTCTCAAG TTCTCTTGTGCATCAAGAAGCAGCCAAACATTTTACAGGAGCAAGCATGTCAAATCTCTAGCTGTATATCAAGGAAAAGCTTACCTTGGATGCAAAGACTCAAGTATACAG GAACTAGACGTGTCAGTTGAATCCAACATTGAGATAAGGGCACCTAGAAGAAGCTGGATGATTAGCAAACAATCCATTAGCTCCATTGTTGTATACAGAGATTGGATGTACTGTGCCGGTGCTCAGGTCGAAGGATCAGCCTTAAAG GATTGGAAGAAACGATGCAAACCTAATATGACAATGCCAATACCAAAGGGAACAAATGTAGAGGCCATGGCAGTGGTGGAAGACTTCATCTACTTGAACTGCAGTAGAAGCCCTAGTATCATTCAG ATATGGTTGAGGGAAAAGCAGCAGAAAGTAGGAAGGCTATCTGCAGGAAGCAAGATAACGAGCTTGTTCACTGCAAACGACATGATTTTCTGTGGTACAGAAACTGGGTTAATTAAG GCATGGATACCGTTGTGA